From a region of the Zingiber officinale cultivar Zhangliang chromosome 10B, Zo_v1.1, whole genome shotgun sequence genome:
- the LOC122028535 gene encoding pantothenate kinase 1-like, translating into MGGRQVVLDLGGAEIRGDFEKRNPPIALPKQRLDSSLLALDIGGTLIKLVYFADGLLHFVKFERRRLHECFDFIRSKNLISGKAFSPELSNGHVVSVGFLNGHATLKATGGGAFKFSGKFKDDLGVTLEKLDEIDSVVAGANFLLKEIPGASFTHIDGRRKVVEIDKNNLYPYLLVNIGSGVGIIKVTGNRKFERVTGTHIGGGTIFGLAKLLTGCLSYDEFLKMSQQGDNLVLDLIVKDICGELVSEKQGLSSSTLASSFGKVIASKTTLSDYKPEDLATTLLSAFTYNIAQIGFLVAALLGLKRVFFGGSYIRGHPSTMDNISYAINYWSKGQMEATFFRHEGFLGALGALMSYNDHDTEDTEMECDHEPSANMDGNLTSEHNEHSIFPYLLVNVGSGVSMIEVIEKWKFQRIIGTHLGGGTILGLARLLTGCTSYAELLELSQRGNNLAVDLTVGDIYGEQGYSKHGLPASTTASAFGKVTSNKLSDYKAEDLAAALLNAFTYNLGQISWLVAKLSGLKKIFFRGTYICGHEQIMDKISRSLRYWSKGQLQTTFLCHEEFLGAVGAFWSYENMGIDELATKEVIKQVLLGAPYVGEKSPSWSPKKLSDNLRQKDDQMTSQMELEKLRHENTELKDEVTRLLKENAELRAKLEESHDNNLQNSCK; encoded by the exons ATGGGAGGACGACAGGTGGTTCTGGATCTCGGCGGCGCGGAGATTCGCGGAGATTTCGAGAAGAGGAATCCACCTATCGCCCTCCCTAAGCAACGCCTGGATTCGTCGCTTCTGGCGCTCGACATCGGGG GGACTTTGATCAAGCTTGTGTACTTTGCGGATGGATTGCTGCATTTTGTGAAGTTCGagcggaggcgccttcatgagTGTTTCGATTTTATTCGATCCAAGAATCTTATAAGCGGGAAAG CATTTTCTCCAGAGCTGTCAAATGGACATGTAGTTTCTGTAGGATTTTTGAATGGACATGCAACTTTGAAG GCTACAGGTGGTGGAGCATTTAAATTTTCTGGCAAGTTCAAGGATGATCTAGGTGTTACACTTGAAAAGCTGGATGAGATTGATAGTGTTGTAGCCGGAGCCAACTTTTTGTTGAAG GAAATCCCTGGAGCATCTTTTACTCATATTGATGGAAGAAGGAAAGTTGTAGAGATTGATAAAAATAACCTATATCCCTATCTCCTTGTCAATATAGGTTCAGGTGTTGGTATTATAAAG GTCACAGGAAATAGGAAGTTTGAACGGGTAACTGGTACACATATTGGTGGTGGTACGATATTTGGTTTAGCAAAACTATTAACAGGTTGCTTAAG TTATGATGAATTCTTGAAGATGAGTCAACAAGGGGATAATCTAGTGCTTGACTTAATTGTGAAAGATATCTGTGGTGAACTTGTTAGTGAAAAG CAAGGTCTTTCTTCATCAACCCTTGCTTCAAGCTTTGGGAAGGTGATAGCATCAAAAACGACGCTTTCAGATTACAAACCCGAGGATCTTGCTACTACGTTGTTAAGCGCTTTTACTTATAACATTGCACAA ATTGGTTTTCTTGTGGCAGCACTCTTGGGccttaaaagagttttttttggaGGATCATACATTCGTGGACATCCAAGCACAATGGACAACATATCATATGCTATTAATTATTG GTCAAAGGGACAAATGGAAGCAACTTTCTTCCGTCATGAAGGATTCTTAGGAGCTCTCGGTGCCTTAATGAGTTACAATGACCATGATACTGAAGATACTGAAATG GAGTGTGATCATGAACCTTCAGCAAATATGGATGGAAACTTAACGTCTGAACATAACGAACACAGCATATTTCCATATCTCCTTGTCAATGTTGGCTCAGGTGTTAGCATGATTGAG GtgattgaaaaatggaaatttCAGCGTATTATTGGGACACATTTAGGTGGCGGTACTATACTAGGCCTTGCAAGGTTGTTGACAGGGTGTACAAG CTACGCAGAGTTATTGGAGTTGAGCCAGAGGGGAAACAATCTAGCAGTAGACTTGACTGTTGGAGACATATATGGAGAGCAAGGTTACTCAAAG CATGGCCTTCCAGCATCAACAACCGCATCAGCCTTTGGTAAGGTAACCTCAAACAAGCTTTCAGACTACAAAGCAGAGGACCTTGCTGCAGCTCTCTTGAATGCTTTCACATACAATCTTGGACAG ATCTCCTGGCTGGTGGCAAAGCTTTCTGGactcaagaaaatattttttcgagGAACTTACATATGTGGTCACGAACAGATAATGGACAAGATTTCTAGATCACTTAGATACTG GTCAAAAGGTCAGCTGCAAACGACCTTTTTATGCCATGAAGAATTTCTTGGAGCTGTGGGTGCATTTTGGAGTTATGAGAACATGGGCATAGACGAGTTGGCGACTAAGGAAGTCATAAAACAAGTTTTGCTAGGAGCTCCATATGTAGGAGAAAAGTCACCATCTTGGTCACCAAAAAAATTATCAGACAAT TTGCGTCAGAAGGATGATCAAATGACCTCTCAGATGGAACTGGAGAAGTTAAGACATGAGAATACGGAGCTAAAAGATGAAGTGACGAGATTGCTAAAAGAAAACGCTGAACTGAGAGCCAAGTTAGAGGAGTCACATGATaataacttgcaaaattcttgcAAGTAA
- the LOC122030498 gene encoding AAA-ATPase At4g25835-like, protein MELLSQMWSLLGLLTILQNILPSQLLALLHSTWQSLQDSLTPYSYFDVPEFLGSSAVEPNDLYRHVYLYLHQSLLSSAAASSSPPRLTLSLPRGSLAAPSLSLSPNHSLEDCFAGQRLLWTHHADTLQDSLEERRSFSLRLPKRASASLLSPYFAHLAEAADHLERSSRPRRLFTNSRGGAPSWSSVPFRHPATFATLALEPAQKESLLADLDAFAAGREFYFRTGRAWKRGYLLHGPPGSGKSSLIAAMANHLRYDVYDLELTRVANNSDLRSLLIQTNNRSVIVIEDIDCSLDLTGDRRITAMSAAARTRTVRRRRQPPLSNEGTDSDDNDVVGSSRGNDARVTLSGLLNFIDGLWSCCGEERVIVFTTNYVEAFDPALLRPGRMDVHVNLGACGVHAMRELMERYVGVRDHEMLGVAESCIRVGADMTPAEVTEVLLRHREEPEEAVRSLVAELSARVAGGEGSGGEEESGAWSWEESPEKAGGKRRRAGWEKKVRFLRRLRSLTKLDSESRGV, encoded by the coding sequence ATGGAGCTTCTGTCGCAGATGTGGTCGCTCTTAGGGCTGCTCACCATCCTCCAAAACATCCTTCCTTCTCAGCTTCTGGCCCTTCTCCACTCGACGTGGCAGTCACTTCAAGACTCCCTCACCCCTTACTCCTACTTCGACGTGCCTGAGTTCCTAGGCTCCTCCGCCGTCGAGCCCAACGACCTCTACCGCCACGTCTACCTCTACCTCCATCAGTCGCTTCTTAGCTCCGCCGCCGCCTCCTCTTCCCCGCCCCGCCTCACCCTCTCCCTCCCCCGCGGCTCCCTGGCCGCCCCTTCGCTGTCGCTGTCCCCTAACCATTCCCTCGAGGATTGCTTCGCCGGCCAGCGCCTCCTCTGGACCCACCACGCCGACACGCTCCAGGACTCGCTTGAGGAGCGCCGGTCCTTCTCCTTGCGCCTCCCCAAGCGCGCTTCGGCCTCCCTCCTCAGTCCTTACTTCGCCCACCTCGCCGAGGCGGCCGACCACCTCGAGCGCTCCTCACGCCCCCGCCGCCTCTTTACCAATTCCCGCGGCGGGGCTCCCTCCTGGTCGTCCGTGCCCTTCCGCCACCCGGCCACGTTCGCCACGCTGGCGCTCGAGCCCGCGCAGAAGGAAAGCCTGCTCGCGGACCTGGATGCCTTCGCGGCCGGCCGCGAGTTCTACTTCCGCACCGGCCGCGCGTGGAAACGAGGGTACTTGCTCCACGGCCCGCCGGGATCCGGGAAGTCCTCGCTCATCGCCGCGATGGCCAACCACCTGCGCTACGACGTCTACGACCTGGAGTTGACCCGAGTCGCCAACAACTCGGACCTACGTTCGTTGCTCATCCAGACGAACAACCGCTCCGTAATCGTTATCGAGGACATCGACTGCTCTCTCGATCTCACCGGCGACCGACGTATTACAGCTATGTCAGCGGCAGCGAGGACGAGAACGGTGAGGCGTCGACGGCAGCCTCCGCTCAGCAACGAGGGAACTGACTCCGATGACAATGACGTCGTCGGCAGTAGCAGGGGCAACGACGCGCGTGTGACTCTGTCAGGACTGCTGAACTTTATCGACGGGCTATGGTCGTGCTGCGGCGAGGAGAGGGTGATAGTGTTCACGACGAACTACGTGGAGGCGTTCGACCCGGCGCTTCTGCGGCCGGGGCGGATGGACGTGCACGTGAATCTAGGGGCCTGCGGGGTGCACGCGATGAGGGAGCTGATGGAGCGATACGTCGGGGTGAGGGACCACGAGATGCTAGGCGTGGCGGAGAGTTGCATTCGGGTGGGGGCGGACATGACGCCGGCGGAGGTGACGGAGGTGCTGCTGAGGCACAGGGAGGAGCCGGAGGAGGCGGTGAGGAGTTTGGTAGCGGAGCTGAGTGCGCGAGTAGCCGGTGGAGAAGGTAGCGGAGGGGAAGAGGAGTCGGGGGCGTGGAGTTGGGAGGAGTCACCGGAGAAGGCGGGCGGAAAGAGGAGGAGGGCCGGGTGGGAGAAAAAGGTGAGGTTTCTGAGGCGGCTTAGGAGCTTGACCAAGCTCGATTCAGAGAGTAGGGGTGTTTAG